In a genomic window of Gossypium arboreum isolate Shixiya-1 chromosome 7, ASM2569848v2, whole genome shotgun sequence:
- the LOC108483442 gene encoding probable LRR receptor-like serine/threonine-protein kinase At5g37450 isoform X2 — MPQPDGFLHIQELRMLNLNLTGKLAPELGQLSNLTELNFMWNHNITGSIPKEIGNIKSLKFLLLSGNQLSGPLADELGFLPNLLMFQVDLNQITGSLPKSFVNLISCRHFHMNNNSISGQIPSELSSMPALIHFLLDNNNLMGNLPPEFSQMPKLRILQLDNTNFGGTEIPASYGNMSNLVKLNHLNLGIGARK, encoded by the exons ATGCCTCAACCTGATGGCTTTTTGCATATTCAAGAACT GCGGATGCTAAACTTGAATCTTACTGGAAAGCTTGCTCCTGAACTTGGCCAGCTATCTAATTTGACTGAACT GAATTTTATGTGGAATCACAATATTACAGGAAGTATACCTAAGGAGATAGGCAATATAAAATCATTGAAGTTCCT GCTTTTAAGTGGGAATCAGCTTTCAGGACCTTTGGCCGACGAGCTCGGTTTTCTTCCTAACTTGTTGATGTTTCAGGTGGATTTGAATCAGATAACAGGTTCACTGCCCAAATCTTTTGTCAACCTCATCAGCTGCAGGCACTT TCACATGAACAACAACTCAATCAGTGGGCAGATTCCGTCAGAGCTCAGCAGCATGCCTGCACTTATACATTT TCTGCTGGACAACAATAACTTAATGGGGAATCTACCACCAGAGTTTTCACAGATGCCTAAATTGAGAATACT CCAACTTGATAATACCAATTTTGGTGGAACAGAGATTCCGGCTTCTTATGGCAACATGTCCAACCTAGTGAAATT GAATCATCTAAATCTGGGAATTGGAGCAAGGAAGTGA
- the LOC108473902 gene encoding uncharacterized protein LOC108473902, which yields MATPSFDLLKNPVVSWIVVAPPLAFATFIILGSLSIVFTSAALILSTFLFVFCKRKPKLVEKSAKEEIQKLVHGTSPQMEHILASKQHHEALEGGSGSYQIHGYLLRSPDVLSEKESTTEDSGEEWPFRDSTDRTPDISNDGSISDEDSLIEISLPEGHYVSRKEEEPAKYIRHQKLTDSKPECIFQQRSLMELLAELNDMNEEDNLIEIDISMGSIKCSSFEIEA from the coding sequence ATGGCTACTCCTTCGTTTGATCTCTTAAAGAACCCAGTAGTGTCATGGATTGTTGTTGCTCCACCTCTCGCATTTGCAACATTTATTATCTTGGGGTCCTTATCCATCGTCTTCACATCAGCAGCCTTGATTTTGTCAACCTTTCTGTTCGTATTTTGTAAGAGGAAGCCTAAGTTAGTGGAGAAATCAGCCAAAGAAGAGATTCAGAAATTGGTTCATGGAACCTCACCTCAAATGGAACATATTTTGGCATCAAAACAACACCATGAAGCCTTAGAAGGCGGAAGTGGTTCATATCAGATTCATGGCTACTTACTCAGATCACCAGATGTCTTATCTGAAAAAGAGTCCACAACAGAAGATTCTGGAGAGGAGTGGCCGTTTCGAGACAGCACGGATCGAACCCCCGATATCTCCAATGACGGGTCGATATCCGATGAGGATAGCCTCATTGAAATCTCCCTTCCTGAAGGACATTATGTTAGTCGCAAAGAAGAAGAGCCTGCTAAGTATATTAGGCATCAGAAACTGACAGATTCAAAGCCTGAATGCATTTTCCAGCAACGGAGTCTAATGGAGCTATTAGCAGAACTCAATGACATGAATGAAGAAGACAACCTGATTGAGATTGACATCTCCATGGGATCCATCAAATGTTCAAGTTTTGAGATTGAAGCTTAA
- the LOC108483442 gene encoding probable LRR receptor-like serine/threonine-protein kinase At5g37450 isoform X1, whose amino-acid sequence MLTYPPEVGALQAIRRKLKDPRKNLRNWRKGDPCVSNWTGVICTMPQPDGFLHIQELRMLNLNLTGKLAPELGQLSNLTELNFMWNHNITGSIPKEIGNIKSLKFLLLSGNQLSGPLADELGFLPNLLMFQVDLNQITGSLPKSFVNLISCRHFHMNNNSISGQIPSELSSMPALIHFLLDNNNLMGNLPPEFSQMPKLRILQLDNTNFGGTEIPASYGNMSNLVKLNHLNLGIGARK is encoded by the exons ATGCTTACTTATCCACCAGAAG TTGGCGCACTGCAAGCTATTCGGCGTAAGCTCAAAGATCCGAGAAAAAATCTAAGGAACTGGAGAAAAGGAGATCCTTGCGTTTCGAACTGGACCGGAGTAATCTGCACCATGCCTCAACCTGATGGCTTTTTGCATATTCAAGAACT GCGGATGCTAAACTTGAATCTTACTGGAAAGCTTGCTCCTGAACTTGGCCAGCTATCTAATTTGACTGAACT GAATTTTATGTGGAATCACAATATTACAGGAAGTATACCTAAGGAGATAGGCAATATAAAATCATTGAAGTTCCT GCTTTTAAGTGGGAATCAGCTTTCAGGACCTTTGGCCGACGAGCTCGGTTTTCTTCCTAACTTGTTGATGTTTCAGGTGGATTTGAATCAGATAACAGGTTCACTGCCCAAATCTTTTGTCAACCTCATCAGCTGCAGGCACTT TCACATGAACAACAACTCAATCAGTGGGCAGATTCCGTCAGAGCTCAGCAGCATGCCTGCACTTATACATTT TCTGCTGGACAACAATAACTTAATGGGGAATCTACCACCAGAGTTTTCACAGATGCCTAAATTGAGAATACT CCAACTTGATAATACCAATTTTGGTGGAACAGAGATTCCGGCTTCTTATGGCAACATGTCCAACCTAGTGAAATT GAATCATCTAAATCTGGGAATTGGAGCAAGGAAGTGA